In Arvicanthis niloticus isolate mArvNil1 chromosome 4, mArvNil1.pat.X, whole genome shotgun sequence, a single window of DNA contains:
- the Kcna10 gene encoding potassium voltage-gated channel subfamily A member 10: MDVCSWKEMEVALVNFDNSDEIHEEPGYATDFDPTSSKGRPGSSPFSNWRVLISDNTSHETAFSKIPGEYVDPPGPEPGVLNEGNQRVIINIAGLRFETQLRTLNQFPETLLGDREKRMQFFDSMRNEYFFDRNRPSFDGILYYYQSGGKIRRPANVPIDVFADEISFYELGSEAMDQFREDEGFIKDPETLLPTNDFHRQFWLLFEYPESSSAARGVAVVSVLVVVISITIFCLETLPEFREDRELKVVRDPSINTNKTGLSQTMFTDPFFMVESTCIVWFTFELVLRFVVCPSKTDFFKNIMNIIDIISIIPYFATLITELVQETEPSAQQNMSLAILRIIRLVRVFRIFKLSRHSKGLQILGQTLKASMRELGLLIFFLFIGVILFSSAVYFAEVDEPESHFSSIPDGFWWAVVTMTTVGYGDMCPTTPGGKIVGTLCAIAGVLTIALPVPVIVSNFNYFYHRETENEEKPNIPGELDKILNNMGSRMGSTDSLNKTNGSCSAEKSKK; the protein is encoded by the coding sequence ATGGATGTGTGTAGCTGGAAAGAAATGGAGGTTGCTCTGGTCAATTTTGATAACTCAGATGAAATCCATGAAGAGCCAGGCTATGCCACAGACTTTGACCCAACCAGCTCAAAAGGCCGGCCTGGTAGCAGTCCTTTTTCCAACTGGAGAGTCCTTATCAGTGACAATACCAGCCATGAAACTGCCTTCTCCAAGATCCCAGGAGAGTATGTGGATCCCCCGGGGCCTGAACCAGGGGTCTTGAATGAGGGAAACCAAAGGGTGATCATCAACATTGCTGGGCTGAGGTTTGAGACTCAGCTCAGAACTCTCAATCAATTCCCAGAGACACTCCTGGGAGACCGGGAGAAAAGGATGCAATTTTTTGACTCCATGAGAAATGAGTATTTCTTTGATAGAAACAGACCTAGTTTTGATGGAATCTTATATTATTACCAGTCTGGTGGGAAAATACGGCGGCCAGCCAATGTACCTATTGATGTTTTCGCTGATGAGATCTCCTTCTATGAACTGGGTAGCGAGGCCATGGATCAGTTCCGGGAGGATGAAGGCTTCATCAAGGACCCTGAAACACTGCTGCCCACCAATGACTTTCACCGGCAATTCTGGCTTCTCTTTGAGTACCCTGAGAGCTCCAGTGCAGCTCGAGGTGTGGCTGTGGTCTCGGTTTTGGTTGTAGTCATCTCCATCACCATCTTCTGCCTGGAGACACTCCCAGAGTTCCGAGAGGATAGGGAGCTGAAGGTGGTCAGAGACCCCAGCATCAATACAAACAAGACAGGCCTCTCTCAGACCATGTTCACCGATCCTTTCTTCATGGTGGAGTCCACCTGCATTGTGTGGTTCACCTTTGAGCTGGTGCTCCGGTTTGTGGTCTGCCCCAGCAAGACTGACTTCTTCAAGAACATCATGAACATCATTGACATCATCTCCATCATCCCCTACTTTGCAACTCTCATAACAGAGCTAGTACAGGAGACCGAGCCAAGTGCCCAGCAGAACATGTCCCTGGCCATCCTGAGGATCATCCGTCTGGTGAGGGTCTTCCGCATCTTCAAGCTCTCCCGCCATTCTAAGGGGCTGCAGATCCTGGGGCAGACGCTGAAGGCTTCCATGCGGGAGCTGGGGCtgctcatcttcttcctcttcattggGGTCATCCTTTTCTCCAGTGCCGTCTACTTTGCTGAAGTGGATGAGCCAGAGTCCCATTTCTCTAGCATTcctgatggcttctggtgggcTGTGGTCACCATGACAACTGTAGGCTACGGTGACATGTGCCCAACCACCCCAGGAGGGAAGATTGTGGGCACTCTGTGCGCCATTGCTGGTGTCCTCACCATTGCCCTCCCTGTACCTGTCATTGTCTCCAATTTCAACTACTTCTACCACCGTGAGACTGAGAATGAGGAGAAGCCAAACATCCCAGGAGAACTTGACAAAATCCTCAACAACATGGGCTCCAGAATGGGGAGCACTGACTCCCTTAACAAGACCAATGGCAGCTGTTCCGCAGAGAAGTCCAAGAAGTGA